The genomic region CGAGCACCGCGCCATCGTCGAGGCCCTGATCGACGGCAGCGCACACGACGCGGTCGAGGCGATGGCACATCACCTCGACCGTGTCGAGACGACCCTCACCGCGATCGTGCGCTCCGAGCACACGGACGACGCGGACACCCCCACGGAAGGCGGACCCAAGGCGTGAGCGAGCAGTCCCTCGACAAAGAGACAGGGCCCACACGGAAACCGGCCGTGCACGTCGACGCCGGTGACGCGGGGTACAGCAAGTCCCTGAAGTCCCGGCATGTCAACATGATCGCCATCGGCGGAGCGATCGGCACCGGTCTCTTCCTCGGCGCCGGAGGCCGCCTCGCCGAAGCCGGTCCCTCGCTCTTCATCGCGTACGCCGTCTGCGGTGTCTTCGCCTTCCTGGTCGTCCGCGCCCTCGGCGAACTCGTCCTCTACCGGCCCTCGTCCGGCGCCTTCGTCTCGTACGCCCGGGAGTTCCTGGGCGAGAAGGGCGCGTACACCGCGGGCTGGATGTACTTCCTCAACTGGGCGACCACCGGCATCGCCGACATCACCGCGGTCGCCACCTACACCCACTACTGGGGCATGTTCTCCGACATCCCCCAGTGGGTGATCGCCCTCATCGCGCTCGCGGTCGTGCTGACCGTGAACCTCATCTCGGTGAAGATCTTCGGCGAGATGGAGTTCTGGTTCGCGATCATCAAGGTGAGCGCGCTCGTCGTCTTCATGCTGATCGGCATCTTCCTGCTGGTCACCCAGCAGACCGTGGACGGGACCACCCCCGGCCCCTCGCTGATCACCGACAACGGCGGCCTCTTCCCGAGCGGCCTCCTGCCGATGCTGCTGATCGTCCAGGGCGTCGTCTTCGCCTACGCCTCCGTCGAGCTGGTGGGCGTCGCGGCGGGTGAGACCGAGAACCCCGAGAAGATCATGCCGAAGGCCATCAACTCGATCATGTGGCGCGTCGGCCTCTTCTACGTCGGCTCGGTCCTGCTGCTCTCGATGCTGCTGCCCTGGAACAAGTACACCGCCGGGGAGAGCCCGTTCGTCACCGTGCTCTCCAACATCGGCATCCCGGCGGCGGGTGGCGTCATGAACCTGGTTGTGATGACCGCAGCCATGTCCAGTCTCAACTCCGGGCTCTACTCGACCGGCCGCATCCTGCGCTCCATGTCGATGTCCGGCTCGGCGCCGAAGTTCACCTCCGTGATGAGCCGCAGCCAGGTCCCGTACGGCGGAATCCTGCTGACCAGTGGTATCTGTGTACTTGGCGTCGGACTCAACTTCGTCGTCCCCACCGACGCGTTCGAGATCGTGCTGAACTTCGCCGCGATCGGCATCCTCGCCACCTGGGGCATGATCATGATCTGTCATCTGCAGTTCTGGCGGAAGACCGAGGACGGCGAGCTGGACCGCCCGAGCTACCGTCTCCCGGGCTCGCCCTGGACCGAGCTCGTGACCCTCTTCTTCCTCGCCTCCGTCCTGGTCCTGATGTACGCCGACGGGGGAGCGGGCCGTACGACGGTCCTGTGTCTGCCGCTGATCGTGGGGGCACTGGTCGCCGGGTGGTACGGCGTACGCCGCCGGGTCGAGTCAGTGCGGAAGTCCGGGGCGGACGCGTGATACCGGGCGCCCTGGCCGGGTACGGGTGTTCACTCGCCGAGGCGCCCGCGATCCGGGAACCACTGCACGCACCCGTCGCGCACCTCGTACGCGGCGGAGTCATCGAAGGCATCCACTACGGGTCGGTGGTCGTACTGGCCGCCGACGGGAGCGTGGAACTGCAGCTCGGGGACATCGAGGCGGCCTTCTATCCCCGCTCGGCCCTCAAGCCGGTGCAGGCCGTGGCGATGCTGCGGGCCGGGCTGCCGCTCGACGGCGACCTGCTCTCACTGGCCGCCGCCAGCCACTCCGGCGAGGAACGTCATCTCGCCGGCACTCGGCGGATCCTGGAGCTCGCCGGGCTCACCGAGGACGATCTGCGCAATGTCACGGACCTGCCCTTCGCCCCGGCCGTCCGCGAGGACTGGATCCGCGCAGGACGACTGCCGTCGAGGCTCGCGCAGAACTGCTCGGGCAAGCACGCCGCGATGCTCTACACCGCACGCCTGAACGGCTGGTCGCTCGACGACTACCTCGACCCCGCCCATCCGCTCCAGCAGGCGATCGCGGAGATCGTCGAGGACCTCACCGGGCAGGCCATCGCCCAGGTCACCGTCGACGGCTGCGGCGCCCCGCTGTTCTCCGTCTCGCTGCACGGGCTCGCCCGCGCCGCCGCCCGGATCACGACGGCACCGCCCGGCACCCCCGAGGCACGGGTCGCCGACGCGATGCGCGAACACGCGGAGATGGCGTCCGGCACCGGCCGCGACGTCGCCGCGCTGATGCGGGCGGTACCGGGCCTGCTCACCAAGGACGGCTTCGAGGGCGTACAGGTCGCCGCGCTGCCGGACGGCCGGGCCGTCGCCGTGAAGATCGCGGACGGCGCCGACCGGGCCCGCATACCGGTCACCGCGGCGGCGCTCGCCCGCTGCGGCGTCGACCCGACCGCGCTCGTCGAGTTCGCCGGGGCACCGCTCCTCGGGGGCGGCTCGGTGGTCGGGAGCATCCGGCCGGCGCGGGCACTCGATCCGCTCGCGGGACCTTCGGCGTCCTGAGGTCCTGAGAGACGTCCAGCGGACACGAGTACGTGCACTCACAGGGCCTGTTGTACGGCCCGAACCACCCTCTCCAGAAGGAAGACCCGCACCGACATGACCGTCCGCAGTGAGCACGACCTGCTCGGCCACCGTGACGTCCCCGCCGAGGCGTACTGGGGGGTCCACTCCCTGCGTGCCAAGGAGAACTTCCCCATCACGGGGATGCCGATCTCCGCGTACCCGCACCTGATCGAGGCGCTCGCCGCCGTCAAGGAGGCCGCCGCCCGGGCCAACGAGGAGCTCGGTCTGCTGGAGCCCCGGAAGGCGGCCGCGATCGTGGCGGCCTGCCGCGAGATCCGGGAGGGGAGGCTGCACGACCAGTTCGTCGTGGACGTCATCCAGGGCGGGGCCGGCACCTCGACCAACATGAACGCCAACGAGGTGGTCGCCAACCGGGCGTTGGAGCTGCTCGGCCACGCCAAGGGCGACTACGCGTTCCTGCATCCGAACGAGGACGTCAACCTCGGGCAGTCGACCAACGACGTCTACCCGACGGCCGTCAAGGTCGCCACGGTGTTCGCCGTGCGCGAGCTGCTGAAGGCGATGGCCGTGCTCCAGAATGCCTTCGCGGCCAAGGCGGTCGAGTTCCGCGACGTCCTGAAGATGGGGCGTACGCAGTTGCAGGACGCGGTGCCGATGACGCTCGGGCAGGAGTTCTCCGCGTACGCGGTGATGCTGGACGAGGACCGCAGCCGGCTCGCCGAGGCCGTCGAGCTGATCCACGAGATCAACCTGGGTGCGACGGCGATCGGTACGGGGCTCAACGCGCCCGCCGGATACGCCGAGGCGGCGCGCCGGCACCTCGCGGACATCACCGGACTGCCGCTCGTGACGGCGGCGAACCTGGTCGAGGCGACCCAGGACTGCGGGGCGTTCGTCCAGATGTCCGGGGTGCTGAAGCGGATCGCGGTGAAACTCTCCAAGAGCTGCAACGACCTGCGGCTGCTGTCGTCCGGGCCGCGGGCCGGGTTGAACGAGATCAACCTGCCGCCTGTGCAGGCCGGTTCGAGCATCATGCCGGGCAAGGTGAATCCGGTGATCCCCGAGGTCGTCAACCAGGTCGCCTTCGAGGTGATCGGCAACGACGTGACGATCACCATGGCGGCGGAGGCCGGGCAGTTGCAGCTCAACGCGTTCGAGCCGATCATTCTGCACTCGCTGTCCGAGAGCCTCACGCATCTGCGGGCGGCTTGTATGACGCTGGCCGAGCGGTGCGTTGCCGGGATCACGGCGAACACGGATGCGTTGCGGGTGACCGTGGAGAACTCGATCGGGCTGGTGACCGCGCTGAATCCCCACATCGGGTACTCCGCCGCGACGGACATCGCGAAGGAGGCCCTCGCGACGGGGCGCGGCGTCGCCGAACTGGTCCTGGAAAAGGGCCTCCTGCCCGCGGACCGCCTGGCGTCGCTGCTCCGCCCGGAGGTTCTGGCGGGGCCGCAGACCGGCTGAGGTGCTGGCGGTTCGTTGGCGGGTGCGGGCCGGTGGGGGCTGGTCGCGCAGTTCCCCGCGCCCCTAAAAGATTGCGCAGTTCCCCGCGCCCCTAGAGACTCCCCGCGCCCCTGTCGAGGCGTCGCCTCTCTGGCAAGTGGTCCCACCGGGCGGCAGTCGCCCTCCGGCCGAAGGGGACGTGTCGGGGTTTCCGATCGCAGCACGACCTCCCGAGGGCAACCTGATGGCCCGGGACGACACAGCTGCGATCGGATGCCCCGTCGCGGCCCCGACTCGACAACAAACGGCAGGCGCGTCTTTCAGGGGCGCGAGGCTGTATCGATATGCGGCTCCGCCGCGTGGGCGCGACCAGCCCCCACCCACCCGCACCCGCGGAGCGAACCGGAGCCACCCCACACCGCACCCGCGGAGCGAACCGGAGCCACCCCACACCGCACCCGCGGAGCGAACCGGAGCCACCCCACACCGCACCCGCGGAGCGAACCGGAGCCACAATGGTGATCATGAGTTCGCCCCTGACCTTCCAGCCGGTTCTGAACCGCATCGCCGCCGAGATCGCGGACGCCCCCGACCGCGGCCGCCCCGCCGACTACATCCCGGC from Streptomyces sp. NBC_00878 harbors:
- a CDS encoding asparaginase, producing MPGALAGYGCSLAEAPAIREPLHAPVAHLVRGGVIEGIHYGSVVVLAADGSVELQLGDIEAAFYPRSALKPVQAVAMLRAGLPLDGDLLSLAAASHSGEERHLAGTRRILELAGLTEDDLRNVTDLPFAPAVREDWIRAGRLPSRLAQNCSGKHAAMLYTARLNGWSLDDYLDPAHPLQQAIAEIVEDLTGQAIAQVTVDGCGAPLFSVSLHGLARAAARITTAPPGTPEARVADAMREHAEMASGTGRDVAALMRAVPGLLTKDGFEGVQVAALPDGRAVAVKIADGADRARIPVTAAALARCGVDPTALVEFAGAPLLGGGSVVGSIRPARALDPLAGPSAS
- a CDS encoding amino acid permease, which translates into the protein MSEQSLDKETGPTRKPAVHVDAGDAGYSKSLKSRHVNMIAIGGAIGTGLFLGAGGRLAEAGPSLFIAYAVCGVFAFLVVRALGELVLYRPSSGAFVSYAREFLGEKGAYTAGWMYFLNWATTGIADITAVATYTHYWGMFSDIPQWVIALIALAVVLTVNLISVKIFGEMEFWFAIIKVSALVVFMLIGIFLLVTQQTVDGTTPGPSLITDNGGLFPSGLLPMLLIVQGVVFAYASVELVGVAAGETENPEKIMPKAINSIMWRVGLFYVGSVLLLSMLLPWNKYTAGESPFVTVLSNIGIPAAGGVMNLVVMTAAMSSLNSGLYSTGRILRSMSMSGSAPKFTSVMSRSQVPYGGILLTSGICVLGVGLNFVVPTDAFEIVLNFAAIGILATWGMIMICHLQFWRKTEDGELDRPSYRLPGSPWTELVTLFFLASVLVLMYADGGAGRTTVLCLPLIVGALVAGWYGVRRRVESVRKSGADA
- the aspA gene encoding aspartate ammonia-lyase codes for the protein MTVRSEHDLLGHRDVPAEAYWGVHSLRAKENFPITGMPISAYPHLIEALAAVKEAAARANEELGLLEPRKAAAIVAACREIREGRLHDQFVVDVIQGGAGTSTNMNANEVVANRALELLGHAKGDYAFLHPNEDVNLGQSTNDVYPTAVKVATVFAVRELLKAMAVLQNAFAAKAVEFRDVLKMGRTQLQDAVPMTLGQEFSAYAVMLDEDRSRLAEAVELIHEINLGATAIGTGLNAPAGYAEAARRHLADITGLPLVTAANLVEATQDCGAFVQMSGVLKRIAVKLSKSCNDLRLLSSGPRAGLNEINLPPVQAGSSIMPGKVNPVIPEVVNQVAFEVIGNDVTITMAAEAGQLQLNAFEPIILHSLSESLTHLRAACMTLAERCVAGITANTDALRVTVENSIGLVTALNPHIGYSAATDIAKEALATGRGVAELVLEKGLLPADRLASLLRPEVLAGPQTG